One Planktothrix sp. FACHB-1365 genomic window carries:
- a CDS encoding glucosyl-3-phosphoglycerate synthase, with amino-acid sequence MDYKQELITTIHDFGCDLDLLEARLTQLCETFPTAVLIPALYEELERPALTRIRDCLTTCQFVNTVVVCLYAKSLEQYTKAVHFFSVLPQPTLVIWENSPRVNQLLEKLREKGLDLMSFKGKGRAVWIGLGVVSLQAEAIALHDADIITYDKSYPLKLLFPLLEKELGISFNKAYYARLGGDPRGFHGRVMRLFVTPLLVALMDLYGYNNYLRYLSAYRYPLSGEFALTNDIALNTRIPSNWGLEIGLLAEVYRNLAPQRIAQIDLGNFDHKHQVIGNSSQEGLRKMCSDVLRSILRTLIETERVVVTREQIHTLRIKFTREAQDFTRQYFVDARFNNLHYDRHQEEATVDIFQQVIAEAGEEFFQNPAAAQIPDWTRALAAMPALREQLREATRRDMAEAKAILAANPDFIPLENINAESKSPNPLNSI; translated from the coding sequence ATGGATTATAAGCAAGAATTAATTACCACGATTCACGACTTTGGTTGTGATCTTGATTTATTGGAAGCCCGACTCACTCAACTGTGTGAAACTTTCCCCACGGCTGTATTGATTCCGGCTTTATATGAAGAATTAGAACGTCCTGCTTTAACTCGAATTCGAGATTGTCTGACAACCTGCCAGTTTGTCAATACTGTTGTGGTTTGTTTATATGCTAAAAGCCTTGAACAATACACAAAAGCGGTTCACTTTTTTAGTGTCTTACCCCAACCGACTTTAGTGATTTGGGAAAATAGCCCTAGAGTTAATCAATTATTAGAAAAATTGCGGGAAAAAGGCTTAGACCTGATGAGTTTCAAAGGCAAAGGTCGGGCGGTGTGGATTGGTTTAGGGGTGGTATCTTTACAAGCAGAAGCGATCGCCCTTCATGATGCGGATATTATTACTTATGATAAATCCTATCCCCTGAAACTATTATTTCCCCTCCTGGAAAAAGAACTGGGAATTTCATTCAATAAAGCCTATTATGCCCGTTTAGGAGGAGACCCCAGAGGATTTCATGGTCGCGTTATGCGTCTATTTGTAACGCCGTTATTGGTCGCCTTAATGGATTTATATGGTTATAACAATTACTTACGTTATTTAAGTGCCTATCGTTATCCTCTATCCGGTGAATTTGCCCTCACCAATGATATTGCTCTCAATACTCGAATTCCGAGTAATTGGGGTTTAGAAATCGGGTTATTAGCAGAAGTCTATCGCAATCTTGCCCCCCAAAGAATTGCTCAAATTGACCTCGGAAATTTTGATCATAAACATCAAGTAATTGGCAACTCTTCCCAAGAAGGATTACGCAAAATGTGTTCCGATGTTCTGCGGTCAATTTTGCGAACCTTAATCGAAACAGAACGGGTCGTTGTTACCCGTGAACAAATTCACACCCTGCGAATTAAATTTACACGAGAAGCTCAAGATTTTACCCGTCAATATTTTGTTGATGCTCGATTTAATAATTTACATTACGATCGTCATCAAGAAGAAGCAACAGTTGATATCTTTCAACAAGTCATCGCTGAAGCTGGGGAAGAATTTTTTCAAAATCCAGCCGCCGCTCAAATTCCCGACTGGACAAGGGCTTTAGCTGCTATGCCCGCCCTGCGCGAACAATTGCGGGAAGCCACCCGTCGAGATATGGCCGAAGCCAAAGCCATTTTAGCCGCCAATCCTGACTTCATCCCCCTAGAGAATATCAACGCCGAGTCCAAGAGTCCTAACCCCTTAAATTCGATCTAA